The nucleotide window ATGGTCCAGGGCGGCGGCCCGCACGTGCGCGGGGGTCGCGGCCAGCTCGTCCTGCACGGCGACGGAGGCGGCGACGGCCTCCTCGACCTGCTCCTCGGTGGGGACGCTCACGGTGCCGACGAGACGCCCGTCCCAGGGGGAGGTGACATCGAAGGTGGCCTCGCCGGTGGCCTCGCGGCCGGCGAGCCAGAAGGCGGTGGGGGCTGCATCAGTGGGGATCGGCACAGTGGAACCCGGCCCTTCAGACGTGGTGGGTGGTGCGCATGGCTCAGCGAGCGCCTCTGCGGTTTTGACTCTGCACCCACGGTAGGGGGACGGCGGCGCCGTGGCGTTTGTCCGTAGCGTAGTAATCGGCGGGCCGGTCTCTCCGCGGTGGAGGGGGCGTACGGGGCGGGCGCGGGGCGTGGCCGGCAGGCCGAACGGGGCGGATCCGTGGTGCGTGCCCGAGGGCCGTGACGGGCGGGCCCCCGGTAGGTGGCCGAGGGGCTCACCCCGAGGGCGGGCGGGCCGTCACGGGGAGGGCGGCGGGCCGGACCCGGCCTCGGGCGCCGAGGTCGCCTTGAGCGCCAGCCAGAGCTCCATCCGCACATCGGCGTCGTCCAGCGAGCGCCCCAGGATCTCCTCCACGCGCCGCATCCGGTAGCGCAGGGTGTGGCGGTGGACGCCCAGGTCGGCGGCGGCCGCGTCCCACTGGCCGTGCCGGGCGAGCCAGGCCCGCAGCGAGGCCACCAGATCGCCGCGGCCGGTCGCGTCGTGGTCGCGCAGCGCCCGCAGCAGCCCGTCCGCGAAGGCGCGGACTGCGTCGTCGGCGAGCAGCGGCAGCACGGATCCGGCCGCCACGTCCTCGTGCTCGACCAGCGCCCGGCCGCGGCGGCGGGCCACCGACAGCGCCTGTTCGGCCTGGCGGTAGGCGTGGGCGGCGGCCATCGGCCCGGTCGGCGCGGACAGCCCGACGGCCACCGTCCCGCCGCGTGCGCCCGCCCCCGCCCGGCGCGGCCGCGCGCACGCGGCCGCGCACCGGCGCGGGACTCGGCGCGGGACTCGGCCTCGGCGGCGTGGGCGGCACAGGCGGCCGCGGCCGCGCCGCCGTCCGCGACCAGCACGATCAGCCGGCCGCCGTCCGGCACGGCGAGCAGCGCCTCACCGGTCCGGGCGGCCGCGGAGTCCATCGCGTCGGCCAGCGCGTCCAGGCCCCCGGGGACGACGGCGCCCCCGGCCGCCGGCGCCTGTTCCTCGGCGGGCACCGGCTCGGCGACCACCACCCGGAACGGCGCGTCCAGCAGTCCGCCGTAGAGCCGCCCGGCCACCGCCCGGGCATGGTCCGGTTCCCCCGCGAGCAGCATCTTCAGCACCGCCGCGCCCAGCCGCGCCTCGGCGTCCTGCAGCGCCCTGGAGCGCTCGGTGGTCAGGGTGAGCAGCGCGACCGCGGAGTGCACGGCGAAGCGCTCGGCCGTGCCGAGCGGCGCGGCGGTGCCGACCGCCAGCACCCCGCGGGCCCGCCGCCCGGTGCCCAGCGACTGCAGCTCGACCCGGTCGTCGCCGTCGGTGTCGCTGACCACGGAACTGGCCGGCGCGGGCCGCTCGCGCAGCCGCCCGACGTCCTCGGCGAGCCGGGCCGCGCGCCGGGCCGCCCAGTCGGGGGCGGCGGCCACCACCGCGCCCGAGGCGTCGTAGAGCGCGGCCCAGCCGTCCAGATGGGCCGCGAGCCGGGCCAGGAGCTCGGCCGGGCCCTCGGCGCCGAGCGCCGCCCGGGTCAGCTCCCGCTGCGCCTCGAACCCCGCGGTCACCGCGCGGTACTGGTCGGCGGCGACGGCGGCCGAGACCGCCTTGCTGATCGCGATGAACGGGGTCTTGCGGGGCACCCCGAGCAGCGGCAGCCCCTGCTCCCTGGCCGCCTCGACCAGCGCCTGCGGCACCCCCTCGTAGTTCACCCCGACCGCGAAGCCCAGCCCGACCACCCCGGCCCGCGCGATGCGCCGCACATAGCTGCGGGTCGCCTCCGCGTCCTCCGCGTCCAGCTTCAGCGCGGTGATCAGCAGCAGCTCGCCGCCTTCCATGTACGGCACCGGATCGATCAGCTCGCTCGCGTGCGCCCAGCGCACCGGCACGTGCAGCTGCTCCTCGCCGGCGAGCACGGTCAGCTTGAGCGCGGTGTGGTTGACCAGAGAAGCGAGCGTGTGCGGCATGGGACCTTCGTGACCTCGACGACTGCGGGGGACGACCGGTCGGCAGCCGGTCACCGGCCGGCCCGGGAAGACCGGCCGCCGCCCTCTTCTTTTCGCCGCCCTGTATGAACGGCCAGTGTCGATTCTGCCTCAGCGGAGGAATCCGGGGGACCCACGGGCCGGACATTCCCGCCACCTCCCGGAGCGCGACCCCGCACCCCACCCGCCGGACGGCGCGCCCCCGACCGCCCCCGGATGCCCCGGCCGGCGCCCGTCCTCCGCCCGGCCCGTCAGGACCGCAGATCCACCAGCACCGGCCCGGTGTGCTCCCCGGCCACCGACGTCACGGACAGCACGGCATGCCCGGGCGGCAGGGAATTGGCGAGGTCGGAGGCGGACCAGCGTTCCCGCTCGACGGTGCGGACGGTGACGGCCTTGGCGGTGGGCGCCTTGCCGGTGACCAGGTGGCGGAAGAGGTGCAGCGCCTTCATCGCGGCGCCCTCGGCAATGATTTGACGGTCCGTCACATCACGGGTCTCCACCCACTCCTTGCCCCACACCTCGGCGAACCGGGCACCGTCCCAGGTCGTCACGCCCGCGAACGCCATCCGGCAGCCGACCGACCCCAGCAGCGTGCCGCGCAGCGCGTCGGGCACATCGTCCAGCGAGCGCAGCGTCAGCACCGCCCCGGCATTCGCCGACCGCAGCCGCTGCAGCCCGCGCAGCGCCTCGGCGGTGACGGTGTGCGCGGCCTCGTCCAGCACCAGACAGGCGAACACCGAACGGTCCGCCCGCGCCACCGCACACTCCGTGAACTGCGCGAGCACCAGCCGGGCGAGGATCCGGGAGGCCTCCGCGTGGCCGCGTTCGGGCAGTTCGATACGGACCCGCAGCGGATGGTCGAGGGCGCGCAGCGAGACCTGCCGGGTGGCACCGGTCGGGTCGAAGAAGCCGGCGAAGGCGGGCCGGTCCAGGAGGGCGATGCGGTCGGCGAGGAGCACGCCGAGGTCGCCGTGGCGCTCCGACTGGCGGGACCGTGCGTCGAGTTCGCGCAGCAGGGTGTGGGCTCCGGCGTCCTCCAGGGCGGTACGCAGCGCGGCGATCGCCCCGGGCGCGCCGTCCAGCAGTTCGCGCAGCTCGGGCACGGTGGGGAAGCGGTCATGAGCGGCCGCGAAGGGGCCGAGCAGCTGGGCCAGGGCGGTCGCGGCGCGCCGGCTGTCGCCGCCGGGCAGCTGCTCGGCGAGGTCACCGACCAGCGCCTCGGCGAGGATGCCGGCCGCTTCGTCGGGGTCCGTGGTCCCGCCGTACAGGTCGAGATCGCACTCCGGGTCGGGGCGTCCGATCCTGACCACCACATCGAAGGCGTCGTCGGCGCCGAGGTCGGAGCCGGCCGGGCCGACCGCGACCACCGCGCACTGCCCGGCCAGTGCCTGCAGACACATCGACTCCACGACGGGTGTGACGACCCGGGTGGTCTTGCCGCTGCCGGCCGGTCCGACGGCCAGCAGCGAGGTCCCCAACAGGGCGGGTTCCAGGGCGCATCCGGCCAGGCGGTGCTGGTACGGGTTGCGGGGGTGGTCGGCGGCGGTGCCGATGCGGACCTGGTGGGCGAGCAGATCGTGGTGGGCGGTCCGGCGGGCCAGGTCGCGCCGGCCCGAGGGGTGCGCACAGGCCGCCGCGCCGTGCCGGAGCACGGTGTCGGTGAAGGAGGCCAGGGAGTTCTTGCCGGACCGCACCGAGTGCCAGGCGCGCTCGATCCTGGCCACGTCCACATCGTTCATCCGCCCGCTGAGCGCCTCGGCGGCGAGCTTGTCGGCCGCGTCCGCGGCGCCGTGCGCCCGCAGTTCGGGCCACTGGGCCCGGTCGGCGGCGGGCTGCGGCCTGGGCGCGGGGGCGCGCTTGCGTAGCCGGCCGAGGGCGGGTCCCAGGAAGCGGCGGGCGAGTTCGGGCCAGCGGCCGAGCCGGCCGAAGACTACGGCCAGAATCGCCAGCACCAGGCCGTAGTAGACATAGGTGACGCCGACGAAGATCATCTTGTCGCCGCCGGCCGTCCGCCAGGAGTCCGGCGTCAGCAGCAGCAGCGGCCAGAGCCAGTAGCTGCCGAGGTACTGGTTCCACAGCAGCGACCACAGCAGCCATCCGCACAGGAACGAGATCACCGCTCCGCCGATCAGCTGCCGCGCGGGGGTCCGGTCGGGATCCGCCGCCGCCCGGGGCCGGTGTCCGTAGGTCCAGACGCCGGGTGCGGCGGCCGGGCGCGGCGTGCGCAGCCAACCGAGCAGCGGCGGGTCGGCGGTGGGGCCGTCGGGCGCGGGGCCCGGCGGGGCGGCCGGCACGGCGGGCGCGGCGGCGGGGGGCGGCGGGATGCGGGGGGCGGCGGCCGGCGGGGTGGGCGGCGCCGTGGGGCGCGGGACCGCGGGTTCGGGCCGGTGCGCCCCGCCGGACGGCTGGGGAGCGGTGTCCTGTGCGTCGTGCGTGCCCTCGGTGTCCATCCGGTGCCCTTGTCCCCCTTGAGCCGTGGCCTGCTGCGTCCTTGCGCCCGCGGCCGCGTCACCGGGCCGCGCTGCCATTGTCATGCCCGCGCCGGTGTCTGCCGCCGCCGGGCGCGCCGCCGCTCAATCTACTGGCCGGGGGCCGCCGCTATGTCCGGTGCGGACAACGCAACACGCGCACTTCTCCCGAACGGAACATGCCGGAGCCGCCCGGCCGCCCCTAGCCTGCGAGAACAAGACCTTTGTACGTCCCCCGTTCCACCCCCAGGAGACTGCCATGACCGAACTGTCCGGAGGCCCCGCCCTCCCCCAGGAGCGTCGCGTCGTCACCGCGATCCCCGGCCCGAAGTCGCAGGAGCTGTGGGCGCGCAAGCAGGCCACGGTGGCGGGCGGGGTCGGCGCCGTGCTGCCCGTGTTCGTCAAGCGTGCGGGCGGCGGCGTCCTGGAGGACGTGGACGGGAACTCCCTGATCGACTTCGGCTCCGGCATCGCGGTGACCTCGGTCGGCAACAGCGCGGAGGCGGTCGTCCGCCGGGCCACCGCGCAGCTGGCGGCCTTCACCCACACCTGCGCCATGGTGGCGCCGTACGAGCCGTACATCGAGGTCTGTGAGCAGCTGGCCGAGCTGACGCCGGGCGACCACGCGAAGAAGTCGGCGCTGTTCAACTCCGGCGCGGAGGCCGTCGAGAACGCCGTCAAGATCGCCCGTGTGCACACCAAGCGCCAGGCGGTCGTCGTCTTCGACCACGGCTACCACGGACGCACGAACCTCACGATGGCGCTCACGTCCAAGAACATGCCGTACAAGCAGGGCTTCGGGCCGTTCGCGCCCGAGGTCTACCGCGTCCCGGTCGCCTACCCCTACCGCTGGCTGACCGGCCCGGAGAACTGTGCACAGGAGGCCGCGGACCAGGCCATCTCGCAGATCACCAAGCAGATCGGCGCGGAGAACGTCGCGGCGATCATCATCGAGCCGGTGCTCGGTGAGGGTGGCTTCATCGAGCCGGCCAAGGGCTTCCTGCCCGCGATCGCCGCCTTCGCGAAGGAGAACGGCATCGTCTTCGTCGCGGACGAGATCCAGTCCGGCTTCTGCCGTACCGGCCAGTGGTTCGCGTGTGAGGACGAGGGCATCGTCCCGGACCTGATCACCACCGCCAAGGGCATCGCCGGCGGTCTGCCGCTGGCGGCGGTGACCGGCCGCGCCGAGATCATGGACGCCGCGCACGCCGGCGGCCTGGGCGGCACCTACGGCGGCAACCCCGTGGCCTGCGCCGCGGCGCTGGGCTCGATCGAGACCATGCGCGAACAGGACCTGAACGCCAAGGCCCGCCGGATCGGCGAGATCATGAAGCCGCGGCTGAACGCCATCGCGGAGAAGTACGACATCGTCGGCGAGGTCCGCGGCCGCGGCGCGATGATCGCCATCGAGTTGGTCAAGTCCGGCTCCAAGGAGCCGAATCCGGAGGCCACCGCGGCGCTGGCCAAGGCCTGCCACCAGGAGGGCCTGCTGGTGCTGACCACCGGCACGTACGGCAATGTGCTGCGCTTCCTGCCGCCGCTGGTCATCGGCGAGGACCTGCTGGGCGAGGGTCTGGACATCCTCGAGGGCGCCTTCGCCGCGATCTGAGCGGCGGACCGCACGCGGACGGGTCCGCGGCAGCACACCCGGCGCGGCCCGGGGCACGGCAGGACGATGCCGAGCCCCGGGCCGCCGCCCGTGGTGCGCCCGGCCGCCCGTTGCCGGCGCGCCGCTCCATGCCCCTCCTGCGCCCTTGCCCGTGACCATTTCTGTGCTGATTTCTATGCTGATTTCTGTGCTCATTTCTGTGCGAACGTGCGGAGGTGGAGGCACGGCGTGAAGAAGATGTGCGGGGGCGATGGCGGGCGGGTGATGCGGCTGTCGGGCGCGGTCCCGGTGCCGTACGGTTTCTGCAGATGAGAGAAACACCCCGCTCGCAGGGGACTGCGGGCGACGCCCGGCCGGCGCTTCCCCAGCTCCGGCCAGGTCGTGCCCTCGCGCACAACACCGGAACCCCTGGCACAGGGAACTCCGGGAATCCTCACCGATCGGATGTCCGCCCGCCCCATACCCCCCGGGGCGCGCGGGACACCGGTCACCACGGCCGCCTCGGAACCACCCCCCCTGTTCCGAGGCGGCCGACTTCTTTTCTGCGTCTTTCGGGTTCTCAGCGCTCTCCGCGTTCACAGCGTGCTCAGCGTTTTCCGGGCTCCCCTGGATTCCCGGGCCCCGCGGACCCTTCCGGCCCAGGCTCCCGCCGTCTGACCCCGCTGTCGCTCTGCCTGTTCAGCGCGCTGCTGTTCGCGGCGCTCACCTGGCAGGTGGCCGGCCACGGCCCGCTGCGCGCGCTCGACGAGCGGCTCGGCCGCGCCGTGGCCTCCGGCGGCCTTCCCGCCGGGCCCGCGGAGTTCTTCGCCGACCTCGGCAACACGACGGTGGCGCTGCCGGTGCTGTCGGCGGCCGTGGCGTGGGCCCTGTGGCGGGGCCGGCGCGAAGGCCGGCCCCGGGCGCCCGACGGCGCCGCTCCCCCGCGCTGGTGGCTGCCCGCGCTCGCGGCCGGCCTCACGGCGGCCGCGGTACCCGCGCTGGTGGTCCCGCTCAAACTGTGGCTCGCCCGGCCGGGCCCGGCGCGGATGGCGGGGGCCGCGCACGAGGGCTTCTATCCGTCCGGCCACGGTGCCACGGCGGCGGTGCTCTACGGCCTGGCCGCGCTGCTGCTGTTCCGCGGCGGGCGGCGGACGGCGGCCCACCGCCCGGCCGGACCGGCGGTCGCCGCCGTGCTCGTGCTGCTCAACGCGGGCATCGGTACCGGCCTGGTCCGCCGGGGCTATCACTGGCCGCTGGACGTGCTCGGCAGCTGGTGTCTGGCCGGGGTGCTGCTCGCGCTGTGGTGTGCGGTGTGCGACCGGTGGGCGGGCGGACGCCGGGCGGTGGGCACACCGGGACGGCCTGCCGGGCTCCCGTAGACCCCGGGAGGGGGCGGACGGCACGCGGCCGGCCGCCCCCTGGCCGGGCGTCAGCTGTCGAAGCCCAGCCCCACCTTGTCCATGGCCTTCAGCCACAGATTGCGGCGTCCGGCCCGGGTGTCGGCGCGGGTCATCGACCACTGGGTGATGCCGATGCCGGCCCAGCGCAGCGGCTCCGGCGGGAACGGCAGCGGCTTGCTGCGCACCATCTCCAGCTCCGTGCGCTCGGTGCGCTCGCCGGCGAGCAGGTCGAGCATCACCTCGGCGCCGAAGCGGGTGGCGCCCACGCCGAGGCCGGTGTACCCGGCGGCGTAGGCGACCCGGCCGGCGTGCGCGGTGCCGAAGAAGGCGGAGAAGCGCGAGCAGGTGTCGATGGCGCCGCCCCAGCTGTGGGTGAAGCGCAGCCCCTCCAGCTGCGGGAAGCAGCGGAAGAAGTGCCGGGCGAGCTTCTCGTAGGTGGCCGGGTGGTGGTCGTACTCGGCGCGCAGGCCGCCGCCGTAGCGGTAGACGATGTCGTAGCCGCCCCACAGGATGCGGTGGTCGGCGGTGATGCGGAAGTAGTGGAAGTGGTTGTTGGAGTCCGAGAGGCCCTGGCGGTTCTTCCAGCCGATGGCGGCGAGCTGTTCGTCGGAGAGCGGCTCCGTCATCAGGGCGTGGTCGTAGACCGGGACGATGTACGGGCGGACCCGCTTGACCAGGGACGGGAAGGCGTTGGTGCCCAGCGCGACATGGCGGGCGAAGACCCGGCCGTAGGGGGTGCGGACGGCCATACCCGTCCCGTCCGCGGCGAGCGCGGTGGCGCGGGTGCGCTCGTAGATGCGGACGCCGAGGCCGAGACAGGCCTGCTTCAGGCCCCAGGCGAGGCGGGCCGGGTGGAGCATGGCGACGCCGTCGCGGTCCCACAGTCCGGCGCGGAAGGTCGGTGAGTCGACCTCGGCACGCAGGGCGTCCTCGTCGAGGAAGGTGTGCCGGTCCAGGCCCAGCCCGGCGGCGTCCTCGGCGGCCTCCTGGAGTTCGGCGACCTGGTGGGGCTCGGTGGCGATGTCGATCTCGCCGGTGCGCTCGAAGTCGCAGTCGATGCCGTAGCGGGCGACGGCGTCCCCGATGGCGTCGAGATTGCGGATGCCGAGCTTTTCGAGCGTGGCGAGTTCACCGGGCCAGCGGGCCAGGCCGTTGCCGAGGCCGTGGGTGAGGGAGGCGGCGCAGAAGCCGCCGTTGCGCCCGGAGGCGGCCCAGCCGATCTCGGCGCCCTCGACGAGGACGACATCGCGCTCGGGGTCGCGCTCCTTGGCGATCAGCGCGGTCCACAGTCCCGAGTAGCCGCCGCCGACGACCAGCAGATCGCAGGTCTCGTCGCCGACGAGGGCCGGCAGGGCGTCCGGGCGGGCGGGGTCGTCGAGCCAGAAGGGGGTGGGGGCGGCGTCCGCGAGTGCATGGACGGGGGACGCCCCGGACGAATGCGGCATGGCAGCTCGTGCCATGGTTCTCAGCTCCTCTTGCTCCTCTTACGGCGGTTCCCGGCCAGTTGGCCGGCGAGTACGCACACCACGGCGACCAGGAACATCGCCGTGCCGATGACGTTGATCTGTACGGGCGTGCCCCGCTGTGCCGATCCCCAGACGAACATCGGGAAGGTCACGGTGGAGCCGGCGTTGAAGTTGGTGATGATGAAGTCGTCGAAGGACAGGGCGAAGGACAGCAGCGCGCCGGCCGCGATGCCGGGGGCGGCGATCGGCAGCGTCACCCGCAGAAAGGTCTGGACGGGTGAGGCATAGAGGTCCTGGGCGGCCTGTTCCAGCCGCGGGTCCATGCTCATCACCCGCGCCTTGACGGCGGTGACCACAAAGCTCAGACAGAACATGATGTGGGCGATGAGGATCGTCCAGAAGCCGAACTGGATGCCCATGTTGAGGAAGAGGGTCGCCAGCGAGGCGGCCATGACGACCTCGGGCATCGCCATCGGCAGGAAGATCAGGGTGTTCACACCGGCCCGGGCGCGGAAGCGGTAGCGGGCCAGCGCGAACGCGATCATGGTGCCGAGGACGGTCGCGCCGATGGTGGCCCACAGCGCCAGCTGCAGGCTCAGTCCGAGCGAGCCGCACAGGTCGGCGACGCCGCACGGGTCGCTCCAGGCGTCCGTGGAGAAGTGCTGCCACTGGTAGTTGAAGCGGCCGTTGGGCTTGTTGAAGGAGAAGACCATCACCACGATGTTGGGCAGGATCAGATAACCCAGCGTGGCGAGGCCCGCTATCACGACGATGTTGCGGCGCAGCCAGCGCAGGCCGCGATTCGGGGTGCGGGCGGCGCCGGTCCCCGGGGCTTTCGTGGTCTCGTGGACGGCCATCAGACCAGGTCCTCCGTCCCGGACTTGCGGATGTAGAACGTGACCATGGCGAGGATGGCCGCCATGAGGATGAAGGAGAGCGCGGCCGCGGTCGGGTAGTCCAGGACCCGCAGGAACTGGGACTGGATGACGTTGCCGATCATCTTCTGGTCGGTGGAGCCCAGCAGTTCGGCGTTGATGTAGTCACCGGCGGCCGGGATGAAGGTCAGCAGGGTGCCGGCGACGACACCGGGCATCGACAGCGGGAAGGTCACCCGGCGGAAGGTGGTCGACGGGCGGGCATAGAGGTCGCCGGCGGCCTCGTGCAGGCGCGGGTCGATGCGCTCCAGCGAGGTGTAGAGCGGCAGGACCATGAACGGC belongs to Streptomyces sp. NBC_01454 and includes:
- a CDS encoding ATP-binding protein; its protein translation is MDTEGTHDAQDTAPQPSGGAHRPEPAVPRPTAPPTPPAAAPRIPPPPAAAPAVPAAPPGPAPDGPTADPPLLGWLRTPRPAAAPGVWTYGHRPRAAADPDRTPARQLIGGAVISFLCGWLLWSLLWNQYLGSYWLWPLLLLTPDSWRTAGGDKMIFVGVTYVYYGLVLAILAVVFGRLGRWPELARRFLGPALGRLRKRAPAPRPQPAADRAQWPELRAHGAADAADKLAAEALSGRMNDVDVARIERAWHSVRSGKNSLASFTDTVLRHGAAACAHPSGRRDLARRTAHHDLLAHQVRIGTAADHPRNPYQHRLAGCALEPALLGTSLLAVGPAGSGKTTRVVTPVVESMCLQALAGQCAVVAVGPAGSDLGADDAFDVVVRIGRPDPECDLDLYGGTTDPDEAAGILAEALVGDLAEQLPGGDSRRAATALAQLLGPFAAAHDRFPTVPELRELLDGAPGAIAALRTALEDAGAHTLLRELDARSRQSERHGDLGVLLADRIALLDRPAFAGFFDPTGATRQVSLRALDHPLRVRIELPERGHAEASRILARLVLAQFTECAVARADRSVFACLVLDEAAHTVTAEALRGLQRLRSANAGAVLTLRSLDDVPDALRGTLLGSVGCRMAFAGVTTWDGARFAEVWGKEWVETRDVTDRQIIAEGAAMKALHLFRHLVTGKAPTAKAVTVRTVERERWSASDLANSLPPGHAVLSVTSVAGEHTGPVLVDLRS
- the gabT gene encoding 4-aminobutyrate--2-oxoglutarate transaminase; translation: MTELSGGPALPQERRVVTAIPGPKSQELWARKQATVAGGVGAVLPVFVKRAGGGVLEDVDGNSLIDFGSGIAVTSVGNSAEAVVRRATAQLAAFTHTCAMVAPYEPYIEVCEQLAELTPGDHAKKSALFNSGAEAVENAVKIARVHTKRQAVVVFDHGYHGRTNLTMALTSKNMPYKQGFGPFAPEVYRVPVAYPYRWLTGPENCAQEAADQAISQITKQIGAENVAAIIIEPVLGEGGFIEPAKGFLPAIAAFAKENGIVFVADEIQSGFCRTGQWFACEDEGIVPDLITTAKGIAGGLPLAAVTGRAEIMDAAHAGGLGGTYGGNPVACAAALGSIETMREQDLNAKARRIGEIMKPRLNAIAEKYDIVGEVRGRGAMIAIELVKSGSKEPNPEATAALAKACHQEGLLVLTTGTYGNVLRFLPPLVIGEDLLGEGLDILEGAFAAI
- a CDS encoding NAD(P)/FAD-dependent oxidoreductase, whose translation is MPHSSGASPVHALADAAPTPFWLDDPARPDALPALVGDETCDLLVVGGGYSGLWTALIAKERDPERDVVLVEGAEIGWAASGRNGGFCAASLTHGLGNGLARWPGELATLEKLGIRNLDAIGDAVARYGIDCDFERTGEIDIATEPHQVAELQEAAEDAAGLGLDRHTFLDEDALRAEVDSPTFRAGLWDRDGVAMLHPARLAWGLKQACLGLGVRIYERTRATALAADGTGMAVRTPYGRVFARHVALGTNAFPSLVKRVRPYIVPVYDHALMTEPLSDEQLAAIGWKNRQGLSDSNNHFHYFRITADHRILWGGYDIVYRYGGGLRAEYDHHPATYEKLARHFFRCFPQLEGLRFTHSWGGAIDTCSRFSAFFGTAHAGRVAYAAGYTGLGVGATRFGAEVMLDLLAGERTERTELEMVRSKPLPFPPEPLRWAGIGITQWSMTRADTRAGRRNLWLKAMDKVGLGFDS
- a CDS encoding phosphatase PAP2 family protein is translated as MAGHGPLRALDERLGRAVASGGLPAGPAEFFADLGNTTVALPVLSAAVAWALWRGRREGRPRAPDGAAPPRWWLPALAAGLTAAAVPALVVPLKLWLARPGPARMAGAAHEGFYPSGHGATAAVLYGLAALLLFRGGRRTAAHRPAGPAVAAVLVLLNAGIGTGLVRRGYHWPLDVLGSWCLAGVLLALWCAVCDRWAGGRRAVGTPGRPAGLP
- a CDS encoding ABC transporter permease; this translates as MAVHETTKAPGTGAARTPNRGLRWLRRNIVVIAGLATLGYLILPNIVVMVFSFNKPNGRFNYQWQHFSTDAWSDPCGVADLCGSLGLSLQLALWATIGATVLGTMIAFALARYRFRARAGVNTLIFLPMAMPEVVMAASLATLFLNMGIQFGFWTILIAHIMFCLSFVVTAVKARVMSMDPRLEQAAQDLYASPVQTFLRVTLPIAAPGIAAGALLSFALSFDDFIITNFNAGSTVTFPMFVWGSAQRGTPVQINVIGTAMFLVAVVCVLAGQLAGNRRKRSKRS